In one Mycobacterium heckeshornense genomic region, the following are encoded:
- a CDS encoding class I adenylate-forming enzyme family protein gives MSLAVLLESVPDVAVHTLRQDVSRAELTAGANEAGKLLAEAGVVTGSVVAAMLPNDAVTIAALFGTWRARGVYTPLNPRAADPELETQLATLRPAAVITTPELAHRFSGYNLPVLSGTNLSWTLAPGTGQATDTRRYDADVALLQFTSGTTGPPKPVPLRHTTVLDLIDRLLAKLRGAKPVAPKRDRAPMPNLVPLSLSLWAGIYQVLFAYRAGSGVVLMERFSPADFAALVKRHRLRSTVLPPAALTMVLHDESIADLSPLKIVRSITAPLSPVQARRFRDKFGVLVLNSYGQTELGGEVVGWSAADAREWGETKLGSVGRALPGIDVTVVNDEVLVRTPTTAARRIDPAFLDRLTDDGWFHTGDLGWFDDDGFLWLDGRVSDMINRGGLKVFPGMVEEVLLAANGVREAAVVGVPDERLGEVPWAFVVRERDELTEDDLIGWCRERLTPYRVPVRVVFVEQLPCNDTGKVVKRELAAMVATRPRSPSGRNR, from the coding sequence GTGAGCCTGGCCGTGCTGCTTGAGTCGGTGCCCGATGTGGCCGTGCACACGTTGCGTCAAGATGTGTCGCGCGCCGAGCTGACTGCCGGGGCGAACGAAGCGGGAAAGCTGCTTGCCGAGGCGGGCGTGGTGACGGGCTCGGTGGTCGCGGCGATGCTGCCCAACGACGCCGTCACGATCGCCGCACTGTTCGGCACCTGGCGCGCGCGGGGGGTTTACACGCCGCTCAACCCGAGGGCCGCCGATCCCGAGTTGGAGACGCAACTGGCGACGCTGCGGCCGGCCGCGGTGATCACCACGCCGGAACTGGCCCACCGCTTCAGCGGATACAACTTGCCGGTGCTCTCGGGGACGAACTTGTCCTGGACGCTGGCCCCAGGGACCGGGCAGGCCACCGACACCAGGCGCTACGACGCGGATGTCGCGCTGCTGCAGTTCACCTCTGGGACCACCGGGCCCCCGAAGCCGGTGCCGCTGCGGCACACCACGGTGCTCGACCTGATCGACCGCCTGCTGGCCAAACTGCGCGGAGCGAAACCTGTTGCGCCGAAGCGTGATCGAGCACCGATGCCGAACCTGGTACCGCTGTCGCTGTCGTTGTGGGCCGGCATCTATCAGGTGCTGTTCGCCTACCGTGCGGGATCCGGCGTGGTGCTGATGGAGCGGTTCTCGCCCGCGGACTTCGCGGCACTGGTCAAGCGGCACCGGTTGCGGTCGACGGTGTTGCCGCCCGCGGCGCTGACCATGGTCTTGCACGACGAATCGATCGCTGACCTGTCGCCGTTGAAGATCGTGCGCTCGATCACCGCTCCCCTGTCCCCGGTGCAGGCCCGCCGGTTCCGGGACAAGTTCGGCGTGCTCGTGCTCAACTCGTACGGCCAGACCGAGCTCGGCGGCGAGGTCGTCGGGTGGTCGGCGGCCGATGCCCGCGAGTGGGGCGAAACCAAGCTCGGGTCGGTCGGTCGGGCGCTGCCCGGTATCGACGTCACGGTCGTTAACGACGAGGTGCTGGTGCGCACGCCGACGACGGCCGCCCGCAGGATCGACCCCGCGTTCCTGGATCGGCTCACCGATGACGGGTGGTTTCATACCGGTGATCTGGGCTGGTTCGACGACGACGGGTTCCTGTGGCTCGATGGCCGGGTGTCGGACATGATCAACCGCGGCGGGCTCAAGGTGTTTCCCGGCATGGTCGAGGAAGTCCTGCTCGCCGCCAACGGTGTGCGCGAGGCCGCCGTGGTGGGCGTCCCCGACGAACGGCTCGGTGAGGTGCCGTGGGCATTCGTCGTTCGTGAGCGCGACGAACTGACCGAGGACGACCTGATCGGGTGGTGCCGAGAGCGCTTGACGCCCTACCGGGTGCCGGTGCGTGTGGTGTTCGTCGAGCAGCTGCCCTGCAACGACACCGGAAAGGTCGTCAAACGCGAACTCGCCGCGATGGTCGCCACCCGACCACGATCGCCGTCGGGCCGGAATCGGTGA
- a CDS encoding enoyl-CoA hydratase/isomerase family protein, translating into MSTYERLIVEKSDGVGWLILNRPDAGNAFDARMLDELELAWAELDADPQVRVIVNTAAGKAFCTGMDVVQVARDKAAMRKHSRRTRDAALKISSWHCGVWKPVVAAVNGVCAGGGLHLVADADIVIAAEQASFVDPHVSVGQAVAYEAITLLRKSPMEPITRMALSGNGERISARRAYELGIVSEVVPVDQLRAAAGRLAAAIATNSPTAMRATKKALWHALETGLTQARSAASEEIWRLRDHPDHAEGVRAWREKRPARWQPLAPVEVR; encoded by the coding sequence GTGAGCACCTACGAGCGTCTCATCGTGGAGAAGTCCGACGGCGTGGGTTGGCTGATACTGAACCGGCCCGACGCCGGGAACGCCTTCGACGCGCGGATGCTCGACGAACTCGAGCTCGCCTGGGCGGAGCTGGATGCCGATCCGCAGGTGCGCGTGATCGTCAACACCGCCGCCGGCAAGGCATTCTGCACCGGCATGGACGTGGTGCAGGTGGCCCGCGACAAGGCGGCCATGCGCAAGCACTCCCGCCGCACCAGGGATGCCGCGCTGAAGATCTCGTCGTGGCATTGCGGGGTGTGGAAGCCGGTGGTAGCGGCGGTCAACGGGGTGTGCGCCGGCGGGGGCCTGCACCTGGTTGCCGACGCCGACATCGTGATCGCCGCAGAGCAGGCGTCGTTCGTCGACCCACACGTGTCGGTCGGGCAAGCCGTCGCCTATGAGGCGATCACCTTGCTGCGCAAGTCACCGATGGAGCCGATTACCCGGATGGCGTTGTCAGGTAACGGCGAACGGATCTCGGCGCGGCGCGCGTATGAGTTGGGAATCGTCTCGGAAGTCGTCCCGGTCGACCAGTTGCGGGCGGCGGCCGGGCGGCTGGCCGCGGCGATCGCGACGAACTCGCCGACCGCGATGCGGGCCACCAAGAAGGCGCTGTGGCATGCGCTGGAAACCGGCCTGACACAAGCCAGATCCGCGGCCAGCGAGGAGATCTGGCGGCTGCGCGACCACCCCGACCATGCCGAAGGCGTCCGCGCCTGGCGTGAGAAGCGCCCGGCACGCTGGCAGCCCCTCGCCCCTGTGGAGGTCCGATGA
- a CDS encoding helix-turn-helix domain-containing protein — protein sequence MRGTGSAPTERVLDVVELLSLPGNRQLRFSDVVRELDLSQATAHAILKTLTDRGWISRDPVAKTFTLGPAVSLIAARLDEARPIAHLAREAARRLAVTVDVPTSVIERAGDDLVITAFEQPKGRAISASPNERIPYMAPFGVAFAAWDTAEAQRAWIERAAAGDAALTCRLSDVLAQTRERGYDIDWMTPALAQAAHAIDSLSEHALPVSMRSIIDQLRLEFTSAALVVEDGKRAPRPVATISAPVLDAHGHIQLVLGIHPVRPMTMGEIRAMAKPLLAEIQQLTSSTEPRT from the coding sequence TTGCGCGGAACTGGATCGGCACCGACCGAACGGGTCCTCGACGTCGTCGAGTTGCTCAGCCTGCCCGGCAACCGGCAGCTGCGGTTCTCCGACGTCGTCCGCGAACTCGACTTGTCGCAAGCCACCGCGCACGCGATCCTCAAGACCCTCACCGACCGCGGGTGGATCAGCCGAGATCCCGTCGCCAAGACGTTCACCCTGGGCCCGGCGGTCTCGCTCATCGCCGCCCGGCTCGACGAGGCCCGTCCGATCGCCCACCTGGCGCGCGAGGCCGCACGGCGCCTGGCAGTCACCGTCGACGTCCCGACGTCGGTCATCGAGCGTGCCGGCGACGACCTCGTCATCACGGCGTTTGAGCAGCCGAAGGGTCGCGCCATCTCCGCGTCGCCAAACGAGCGCATCCCCTATATGGCGCCATTCGGCGTTGCTTTCGCGGCATGGGACACCGCCGAAGCACAGCGCGCCTGGATCGAACGGGCGGCGGCGGGCGATGCGGCACTGACATGTCGGCTATCCGATGTGCTCGCCCAGACACGGGAACGCGGCTACGACATCGACTGGATGACACCGGCGCTGGCGCAGGCGGCGCACGCCATTGATTCGCTGTCCGAGCACGCGCTACCGGTCAGCATGCGCTCGATCATCGACCAGTTGAGGCTCGAATTCACCTCGGCCGCTTTGGTCGTGGAAGACGGCAAGCGCGCGCCTCGGCCAGTCGCGACGATCTCGGCACCAGTTCTCGACGCACACGGGCACATTCAATTGGTTTTGGGCATTCATCCGGTAAGACCCATGACAATGGGTGAGATCCGCGCGATGGCAAAGCCTCTTCTCGCCGAGATACAGCAACTCACATCAAGCACTGAACCGCGCACGTAA
- a CDS encoding SDR family NAD(P)-dependent oxidoreductase, with product MTPFAEKYGPWALVVGASDGVGALFAERIAREGVNVVLVARRQHLLEEVAAGIGECTGAATKTLAIDLTDPDASARIIDATADLEIGMLVYCAGADPNYQPFLANPVSSAEALLQRNCLVLMRLCHHYAQRMVERGRGGIVNFSSGAALAGGPNMVAYGGTKAFDLVFTEGLWTELHDKGIDVLCLILGKTDTPALRELEHRRGQIASLDEVPPNAVAPQVVIDEAFDNLTNGPTLLVGDMMRMAGEVFKTMSRNDAVKLVMQASEAVMGPH from the coding sequence ATGACACCCTTCGCTGAGAAGTACGGCCCGTGGGCGCTGGTCGTGGGCGCCTCGGACGGCGTGGGGGCGTTGTTCGCTGAGCGTATCGCGCGTGAAGGGGTGAATGTCGTTCTCGTTGCGCGCCGTCAACACCTGCTCGAGGAGGTGGCCGCGGGCATCGGCGAATGCACCGGCGCCGCCACCAAGACGCTCGCCATCGACCTGACCGACCCCGATGCCTCGGCGCGGATCATCGACGCCACCGCCGATCTCGAGATCGGCATGCTGGTGTACTGCGCAGGTGCCGACCCGAATTACCAACCGTTCCTGGCCAATCCGGTGTCATCCGCCGAGGCGCTGCTGCAGCGCAACTGTCTCGTGCTGATGCGGTTATGTCACCATTACGCTCAACGGATGGTCGAGCGAGGCCGCGGCGGGATCGTGAACTTCAGCTCGGGTGCCGCGCTCGCGGGCGGACCGAATATGGTTGCCTACGGCGGTACGAAAGCCTTCGACCTGGTTTTCACCGAAGGGCTGTGGACCGAGTTGCACGACAAGGGTATTGACGTGCTGTGCCTAATTCTCGGTAAGACCGATACCCCGGCATTGCGTGAGCTCGAACACCGCCGTGGTCAGATCGCGTCGCTTGATGAGGTTCCGCCGAACGCGGTCGCACCACAGGTCGTCATCGACGAAGCGTTCGACAATCTCACCAACGGCCCCACCCTGCTGGTGGGTGACATGATGCGCATGGCCGGCGAGGTATTCAAAACGATGTCACGTAACGACGCGGTCAAACTCGTCATGCAGGCCAGCGAAGCGGTGATGGGACCCCACTGA
- a CDS encoding enoyl-CoA hydratase/isomerase family protein, with translation MTYQRLIVERRGPVGWIINNRPDRLNAYDAVMREEFPRAWGQLDADPEVRVIVHTGNGRAFQVGADVDDLDGDGVRQFQETMRTLNLKLTGWHCNVGKPVITAVNGVCAGGGLHWVADADIVIAAADATFVDPHVSIGQVSALETIALMRKMPAEAVLRMALVGSHERLSARRAYELGMISQIVDPPDKLREVAQELAEKIARNSPAAMRATKRALWGALEHGLTDACREGAKHLTSMWGHPDQNEGPLAFADKRTPKWQPLEADS, from the coding sequence ATGACGTATCAACGTCTCATTGTCGAGCGACGCGGCCCCGTCGGGTGGATCATCAACAACCGCCCGGACCGGCTCAACGCATACGACGCCGTGATGCGCGAGGAGTTCCCGCGCGCATGGGGGCAGTTGGACGCCGATCCCGAGGTGCGCGTCATCGTACACACCGGCAACGGCAGAGCGTTTCAGGTCGGCGCCGACGTCGACGACCTCGACGGCGACGGGGTGCGACAGTTCCAGGAGACGATGCGCACGTTGAACCTGAAGCTGACTGGCTGGCACTGCAACGTGGGCAAGCCGGTGATCACCGCCGTGAACGGGGTGTGCGCGGGCGGGGGGCTGCACTGGGTCGCCGACGCCGACATCGTCATCGCCGCCGCGGACGCCACCTTCGTCGACCCCCATGTGTCAATCGGCCAAGTCAGCGCCTTGGAGACCATCGCGCTGATGCGCAAGATGCCCGCCGAGGCGGTGTTGCGGATGGCGCTCGTCGGCAGCCACGAGCGGCTCAGCGCGCGGCGTGCCTACGAGCTCGGCATGATCAGCCAGATCGTCGATCCGCCGGACAAATTGCGCGAGGTCGCCCAGGAGCTCGCCGAGAAGATCGCCCGCAATTCCCCCGCGGCGATGCGCGCTACCAAGCGGGCGCTGTGGGGTGCGCTCGAGCATGGCCTAACCGACGCGTGCCGCGAGGGCGCTAAACACCTGACGTCGATGTGGGGTCATCCCGACCAGAACGAGGGCCCGCTAGCGTTCGCCGACAAGCGAACGCCGAAATGGCAACCGCTGGAGGCGGACTCGTGA
- a CDS encoding nuclear transport factor 2 family protein gives MTSDRDEIIDLTIRYATAIDTRQYQLLSTVFTVDAALDYGEVGRWTGAAEITEFMDLAHAGAAHTMHRMSNQTVTLNGDTATVRTYVDALILGADGSGVNAIGFYDDDAVRTADGWRISRRTFTPVRLGMVAALS, from the coding sequence ATGACCAGTGACCGCGACGAGATCATCGACCTGACGATCCGTTACGCCACCGCGATCGACACACGCCAATACCAATTGCTATCAACGGTTTTCACCGTCGACGCAGCGTTGGACTACGGGGAGGTCGGGAGATGGACCGGCGCGGCCGAGATCACCGAGTTCATGGATCTGGCTCATGCCGGTGCCGCGCACACCATGCACCGCATGAGCAACCAGACGGTCACGCTGAACGGTGACACCGCGACGGTGCGCACGTATGTCGATGCGCTGATCCTCGGCGCTGACGGCTCAGGAGTAAATGCCATCGGCTTCTACGACGACGACGCGGTGCGCACCGCCGACGGCTGGCGGATCAGCAGGCGGACCTTCACGCCGGTCCGCCTCGGCATGGTGGCGGCCTTGTCATGA
- a CDS encoding amidohydrolase family protein, translating into MLVDDSRGFEVWDADNHMYETVDAYTRYLPEKYSGALQFVDVNGRTKLQILGVVTECIPNPTYEVIPTPGAWADYYRGINPEGKTLRELAAPIRCPDEFRRPDLRLALMDRQGVDGALMFPTTAGMLEERTKSDTELTHAVTHAFNRWLLEDWTFNYQNRIFPVPAVSLNDPAKGVQELEWCLDNGAKTVLLRPAPVPREDGTSRSPALPEFDDFWRLVESSGISVQMHNSDSGYDRYVDDWETPSEFQGFQLTKLRGFIYEESRHIFDTLAAFIAHGVFERFPGLRIGVVENGGSWATRLLDAFDRVYRKKPKEFTEHPCDVFRRHVWVNPFHEEDMSHLIDVLGADRVMFGSDYPHPEGLAEPAEFVKELRSLPTETTAKVMGGNLKQLIGI; encoded by the coding sequence GTGCTGGTGGACGACTCGCGAGGCTTCGAGGTGTGGGATGCCGACAACCACATGTACGAGACCGTCGACGCCTACACCCGCTACCTGCCGGAGAAATACTCCGGGGCGCTCCAATTCGTCGACGTGAACGGCCGCACGAAGCTGCAGATCCTGGGCGTCGTCACCGAGTGCATCCCGAATCCGACGTACGAGGTGATTCCCACGCCGGGCGCGTGGGCCGACTATTACCGCGGCATCAATCCGGAGGGAAAGACGCTGCGCGAGCTCGCCGCGCCGATCCGCTGCCCCGACGAGTTCCGCCGGCCCGATCTGCGCCTGGCGCTGATGGACCGTCAGGGCGTCGACGGCGCGCTGATGTTCCCGACGACGGCGGGCATGCTCGAGGAACGCACGAAGTCGGACACCGAGCTGACCCACGCGGTGACCCATGCGTTTAACCGCTGGCTGCTCGAGGATTGGACGTTCAACTACCAGAATCGGATCTTCCCCGTGCCGGCGGTCTCGCTCAACGACCCCGCCAAGGGGGTCCAGGAGCTGGAATGGTGCCTGGACAACGGGGCGAAGACGGTGCTGCTCCGCCCCGCCCCGGTGCCCCGCGAGGACGGCACGTCGCGGTCTCCTGCCCTGCCCGAGTTCGACGACTTCTGGCGGCTGGTCGAGTCGTCGGGAATCTCGGTGCAGATGCACAATTCCGACTCCGGCTACGACCGCTACGTCGACGACTGGGAAACCCCCAGCGAGTTCCAGGGCTTCCAGCTGACCAAGCTGCGTGGCTTCATCTACGAAGAGAGCCGGCACATCTTCGACACACTCGCCGCGTTCATCGCGCACGGGGTGTTCGAGCGGTTCCCGGGGCTGCGCATCGGTGTGGTCGAGAACGGCGGGTCCTGGGCGACACGGCTTCTCGACGCGTTCGACCGGGTGTACCGCAAGAAGCCCAAGGAGTTCACCGAGCATCCGTGCGACGTCTTCCGCAGGCACGTGTGGGTCAACCCGTTCCACGAAGAGGACATGTCGCACCTGATCGACGTACTCGGCGCCGACCGGGTGATGTTCGGCTCGGACTACCCCCATCCCGAGGGGCTCGCGGAACCCGCCGAGTTCGTCAAGGAACTACGGTCGCTGCCGACAGAGACCACCGCGAAGGTGATGGGCGGCAACCTCAAGCAACTCATCGGCATCTGA
- a CDS encoding zinc-binding dehydrogenase: protein MVLRGGRLEVRETADPVPGHGELLLKTLSTAICASDVHFMDHPELAIDDPTGRSLYDPDRDIVMGHEFVGEVVGHGPGCSGAFPVGARVTSMPIRMVDGGAGGLRIIGQHPEAQGSFGELLVVPEATAKVVEGPVSSDAVAVVDAFAVGEFYVRSSNLQPGEIPIVIGAGAIGLSAVAALSARGIEPILVSDYNAERRELAATSFGAHVTIDPAQRSVFDVVRVVRAEHHLAGSPVVFECVGAPGLIDSIVRQAEFYSRIYCAGGWYTGDTLNITEATRNGLTLQFGGGPMPQDWYGVLDAVVEGRLDPLPSIGKIIGLDEVPDALEQARKSEGPPRIVVHPNGDVA from the coding sequence GTGGTGTTACGGGGCGGCCGGCTAGAGGTCCGCGAGACCGCCGATCCGGTGCCCGGGCACGGTGAGCTGTTGTTGAAGACACTCAGCACGGCGATATGTGCCTCCGACGTCCATTTCATGGACCATCCCGAGCTTGCGATCGATGATCCGACCGGGCGTTCGCTGTACGACCCCGACCGCGACATCGTGATGGGCCACGAGTTCGTGGGTGAGGTCGTCGGCCACGGTCCGGGTTGCAGCGGCGCTTTCCCCGTCGGTGCACGCGTTACATCGATGCCCATCCGGATGGTCGACGGCGGGGCAGGAGGACTGCGGATCATCGGTCAGCATCCCGAGGCGCAGGGCAGCTTCGGTGAGCTGCTGGTGGTGCCGGAGGCGACGGCGAAAGTCGTGGAGGGCCCGGTGTCGAGCGACGCGGTCGCGGTCGTTGACGCGTTCGCCGTCGGTGAGTTCTACGTGCGCTCATCGAATCTGCAGCCCGGGGAGATCCCGATCGTGATCGGTGCGGGCGCCATCGGCCTGTCGGCGGTGGCGGCGCTGTCCGCGCGCGGCATCGAACCGATTCTCGTGTCCGACTACAACGCAGAGCGACGCGAGCTCGCCGCAACGAGTTTCGGCGCCCACGTGACGATCGACCCGGCGCAGCGGTCGGTCTTCGACGTCGTCCGTGTCGTGCGAGCCGAACACCATCTGGCTGGCTCGCCGGTCGTGTTCGAATGCGTCGGCGCGCCCGGCCTCATCGACAGCATCGTCAGGCAAGCCGAGTTCTACAGCCGGATCTATTGTGCGGGCGGTTGGTACACCGGCGACACGCTCAACATCACCGAGGCCACCCGCAACGGGCTGACGTTGCAGTTCGGTGGCGGGCCCATGCCCCAGGACTGGTACGGCGTGCTCGACGCGGTGGTCGAGGGCAGACTGGACCCGCTGCCGAGCATCGGAAAGATCATCGGCCTCGACGAGGTGCCAGACGCTCTGGAGCAGGCCCGCAAATCCGAGGGCCCGCCTCGCATCGTCGTACACCCGAACGGAGACGTCGCATGA
- a CDS encoding LLM class flavin-dependent oxidoreductase gives MFTLRFDMRAPAIGAPASDLYAAAIDMAAWAETRGCVAAVLCEHHCADDGYLPSPLLLGSAIAARTKRLMLNLVIILPFYDVARLAEDMVVLDHISAGRASYVFGIGYRHEEFDHFGLSLSDRGRLADEKLGQLRRLLAGEVVEHAGRRMRVTPQPRTPGGPTIMWAGASLAAARRAGRNGLGLLANGGVPGMREAYEEACRQHGHEPGFVLIPERDTATNCFVADDVDAAWDEIGGYLLHDAMSYSEWNPDNTTSANITTAKTVDELRRQATTHVILSVAEAAERVADGEVMNLSPLCGGMPPEVAWPYLERFVKLG, from the coding sequence ATGTTCACGCTGCGCTTCGACATGCGGGCCCCGGCCATCGGAGCGCCGGCCTCCGATCTGTACGCGGCCGCGATTGACATGGCCGCATGGGCGGAGACCCGCGGATGTGTGGCGGCCGTACTGTGTGAGCACCACTGCGCCGACGACGGTTACCTGCCGTCACCACTGCTGCTGGGGTCGGCGATCGCCGCACGCACTAAACGGCTCATGCTGAACCTGGTGATCATCCTGCCGTTCTATGACGTGGCCCGCCTGGCCGAAGACATGGTAGTACTCGACCACATCAGCGCCGGCCGGGCCAGCTATGTCTTCGGAATCGGCTACCGCCACGAGGAATTCGACCACTTCGGCCTCTCGCTGTCGGACCGCGGCCGACTGGCCGACGAGAAGCTCGGGCAGTTGCGCCGGCTACTGGCCGGCGAGGTCGTCGAGCACGCGGGACGGCGCATGCGGGTGACTCCGCAGCCACGCACACCGGGCGGGCCGACGATCATGTGGGCTGGCGCCAGCCTTGCCGCGGCGCGGCGCGCCGGCCGCAACGGTCTGGGTCTGCTCGCTAACGGCGGCGTGCCCGGCATGCGCGAGGCCTACGAGGAGGCCTGTCGGCAGCACGGTCACGAGCCGGGCTTCGTGCTAATCCCCGAACGCGACACCGCCACAAACTGTTTCGTGGCCGACGATGTCGACGCAGCCTGGGACGAGATCGGTGGGTATTTGCTGCACGATGCGATGTCGTACTCCGAATGGAACCCCGACAACACGACTTCGGCCAACATCACCACCGCGAAGACCGTCGACGAGTTGCGCAGGCAGGCCACGACGCACGTGATCCTGTCGGTGGCCGAGGCAGCCGAGCGAGTCGCCGACGGTGAGGTCATGAATCTCTCACCACTGTGCGGCGGGATGCCACCGGAGGTAGCGTGGCCTTACCTCGAACGCTTCGTCAAACTCGGCTGA